The proteins below come from a single Crossiella sp. CA-258035 genomic window:
- a CDS encoding DUF3592 domain-containing protein, with product MANDAVVVLKGRGGVFRLGKSEVEVFRGGLSRRVPLAALTSHHTSGRSVVLTTAAESYEVVGGNDAAVAAFATALDRAMRKVEHDPAATTTAQARQRRPMSLAVKVALGAATATLLLIWWAGLENGLIIAAALAVLIGLAVVAIRCLHAVWRWLLRDLWTLHRRGVTVQGKIIRYQESRADHTKTPVLRFVTATGRSMEVESAVFVFQRRPLGPADITYDPKNPKIAKGQPAIGQLLCGLLGAVCCLALLAVPVTAFGYWMYVGFLAG from the coding sequence ATGGCGAACGATGCGGTCGTGGTCCTGAAGGGTCGCGGCGGGGTTTTCCGGCTGGGGAAGTCGGAGGTCGAGGTCTTCCGCGGGGGACTGAGCAGGCGGGTGCCGCTGGCGGCCCTGACCAGTCATCACACCTCAGGGCGGAGCGTGGTGCTGACCACCGCGGCGGAGTCCTACGAGGTGGTGGGCGGCAACGATGCCGCGGTGGCCGCCTTCGCGACGGCGCTGGACCGGGCGATGCGCAAGGTCGAGCACGACCCGGCGGCGACCACCACCGCGCAGGCCCGGCAGCGCAGGCCGATGTCCCTGGCGGTCAAGGTGGCGCTGGGCGCGGCCACCGCGACGCTGCTGCTGATCTGGTGGGCGGGCCTGGAGAACGGGCTGATCATCGCGGCCGCGCTGGCCGTGCTCATCGGCCTGGCCGTGGTGGCGATCCGGTGCCTGCACGCCGTCTGGCGCTGGCTGCTGCGCGACCTGTGGACGCTGCACCGCCGCGGCGTCACGGTGCAGGGCAAGATCATCCGCTACCAGGAGAGCCGTGCGGACCACACCAAGACCCCGGTGCTGCGGTTCGTCACCGCCACCGGCAGGTCGATGGAGGTCGAGTCGGCGGTGTTCGTGTTCCAGCGCAGGCCGCTCGGTCCCGCGGACATCACCTACGACCCGAAGAACCCGAAGATCGCCAAGGGCCAGCCCGCCATCGGCCAGCTGCTGTGCGGCTTGCTGGGCGCGGTCTGCTGCCTGGCGCTGCTGGCGGTGCCGGTGACCGCCTTCGGCTACTGGATGTACGTCGGCTTCCTGGCGGGCTGA